From the Saccharomyces paradoxus chromosome V, complete sequence genome, the window gatATTGGTAAAAGATTGTATTGGCGGTATTCATATAAATCAAACTTCCTATCTTCATGATTTCCAGAAGAATGATACTCCTTTAGAAGTAAGTTTTCACTATAGTCACTCTTAAGtaggcaaaaaaaataggcGTCTGATTTACCTGCGTGTGTGATGTCACCAAGCAAATCCTCTCTGCtgataaaatgaaaagagatGATTTCTTCGCCATCGGTAgcataaaatttttgaactaACCCGTTTTTAAAGTTGAAGGAGTAAATCGTCGCACCGAACGTACGCAAACTACTATCATAGGACATGTTATTATTGCAAGTATATAAAATACCATCCAGAGAAGCATTTAACCAGCTAGAAACTGACGAAGAAATGGTATCCAGTTTTGGAGCCACATTAGAATTGTAGatgatttcaaatttgttgttttcataTTTAAATCCCTTTATGGAACCGTCATTGAACATGAGCAGGTGACAGAAGAAAGCTGACTTGAACTTCGGTATGGTTGTATAGTTAACAATGAAAGGTCCATCTAAGGCGAATTCAACTTTCGCTTTCAATTCATTGGACGTCCCAGTATATAATCCATAGCTGAAACATAAATAATAGCTTCCTTCGTGATGAAGACAAGATACCAGCTTTTCAGCCTCATCTTTCGATTTGTGGGATGTTATGCACAAAGGTAAAAAGGACGCATTGCTCTCCGATTGTTTACTGCCCGTTTCATCTTGCCTTGCCATTTTACGTAAAAATGACTAGTGCAATATGCAATGCGCTAACGTTAACTGTATAACACAGTATATTTTGCATTCTCCCTTATGCTAAGTTGCGATCGGGACATCcgtttttcaaatatgtATTTCTTTCCGCTGTAGGCGCTTAAACAAGCGCGTTCAATATGAAAGCAAATATGACGAGTAGCCCTTGGAGAGGATGTGcagaaatagaaaaaagcGTACTATTTATATCAAATACCCGGGGCAGCATCACACCGCCTCCCCAGTTGTATCCATTTTTCCTCTAAAATTTAGTAAACtgggaaaaaaaaccttACATAAAAGGATGATCAATGGGTTGCACTAGTCAAAGTCGAAAAAATTCGTGTATGCTGTATATTCCTATCCCATCCATATTAACCTGAGCTGGCTTGAAGTACCGACCCTTTCTTTCACCGCCTGGTAGACCAAATTCCATCGTCAATTGAGAAGCAAACTGCTATCACAAGATATATCCAGATTGCCGACAAAGACAAGGTAGTCATACAATGATAACTATGAATACAGCAGAAGGAGCTTATTCTGTCTCATGCATCCTTCCTGCAGGTGTCGAAAACTGACTAATAAGTTCATGTAGCCTGGGCGGCTATTTGTGCGCTATATAACATGCTTGATGGAGTACGTCCTGCTGACCCTCAGTGTGGTAACTTCAGAAATTGAAGTAACTAGCCTTTCATAATTCGAGCTTTCCTGTCATCTTATCTATTTAACccttttcaacttcttcttttacgTCGTCTACACTATGCTTCCCTATGATTTGGCCTCTATCAGGTTGGTCCAtaacccatttttttttcttttagacGCTCCATAACGGACCAATCAGCGTTTTGCGCCTTTTATCGGTCTTTGGTCACGTGCGGCGACGCGGAGGCTCCCTTATAAGGACTGGAAAAAGACCTACAAGGACGATAGTTGGTTCTTGAATATCGAGTGATATATTGCTTCTGTTTCGTAACTCTCTGTTGCTTTCAAGTTCATCGTCTTCTCAAAACCaagaatattattgaaCACAAATAATATCATACTAACACTTATTAGGAAACCAAAGGagcaataacaaaaaatgcTAGGAATAAGATCATCTGTAAAGTCCTGCTTCAAACCAATGTCTTTGACTTCAAAAAGGCTGATTTCTCAATCTTTGGTGGCCAGCAAATCCACTTACAGGACCCCAAATTTTGATGACGTTTTAAAGGAGAATAACGATGCTGATAAAGGCCGCTCTTATGCCTACTTCATGGTTGGTGCTATGGGTCTTTTGTCATCTGCAGGTGCCAAATCAACCGTAGAAACCTTTATTTCATCTATGACTGCCACAGCCGATGTTTTGGCTATGGCTAAAGTTGAAGTCAATTTGGCGGCCATCCCATTGGGTAAAAACGTTGTCGTCAAATGGCAAGGTAAGCCTGTGTTCATTAGACACAGAACTCCTCATGAAATTCAAGAAGCTAACAGTGTGGATATGTCCGCTTTGAAGGACCCACAGACCGATGCTGACAGAGTCAAAGACCCTCAGTGGTTAATTATGTTGGGTATTTGTACTCATTTAGGTTGTGTTCCAATTGGTGAAGCCGGTGATTTCGGCGGTTGGTTCTGTCCTTGTCATGGTTCGCATTATGATATTTCTGGTAGAATCAGAAAAGGACCTGCTCCCTTAAATTTAGAAATTCCTGCCTATGAATTTGATGGTGATAAGGTCATTGTTGGTTAAAGTTTGCTTTTCCGCTTCGAAAACTACATCTTTATTGTCTATTTGTTTCACCcttattttgatttttcatttacTATCCATTATGTTACGAACGGGAACTATACAATTAACCtaagaattttgaaatcacAACAAAAACTATCAACATCACAGTCTTGAAAGGATTACGCCCAAATAAAAACGAGAATCACTATTGCCGTATTCGCTGTTGATTCTCCTAAGAATATATTCTTATACAATATggagaaaacaaaaggataagaaaagaaaggggaaataaagaagaatcGGATCTATTTATTACTACTTTTTTGTCTCgccatcttctttttctattcaTAATATTTGATATTCCTTTATTTATCTGCATGTATTTATAATTAACAAAACTATTTATCTCCACTCCTCCTTTCTTATCCTTTTAATCCTTTCCAGGTGTTTTACTCTAAATTTTGGTTGTATTTTGAGTATTGATGTCCATAAACAAAAGGTTCATTTGTTGTATAAAGTATACAGGACTGTCTAAAAATgattgaaatatttttatatatgtatattacctataaaatttttttatattacCTGTCGAATAGggttttgttttttatgCTAAAGCGATTCATCTTGCTGTAGGTATACTTCTAAGTCATCTGGAATATCTGCCCATGAATTACTATTCCAATCcgtaaatttttttttcaattgtaAGTATTTGCtgtcaaaaaatcttgaattGTAGGTCGTCGCAAAATAGCTTGCTTTTTGACCCATGCGGAGTTCCTGCCCTTGCtcattattgaaaaggcTCTTGTTGATTTCACTCCCATTATTATGATCTTGCTCAtcatatttatttgaaagtttaTTAGTCTTTAAATCAATACCTTCCAAATCTTGGAACAATTGCCTAACATACTCCGGCATATTATTCGGCCTGTACCTACGATCAAATTTAATTCTCCAATAGACTGACCAATGTAAACTGACATATTCTGGTACGTAACGAGATCTTCCAAGGTTAGGTACATGAAAATTTTGCCACTTtccttctttattttccatcCGTATTCCAATGGGAAGCAATTCTAACACCCACCATACCAATCTCATGAACTTATTTGCGTGTCCACATTTAAGAGTAAAAgcatcttttattttttctttctcatcTTTCAAGCTCAATCTAGtctcttttattctttttaggCAATCTTCCATTCTCTCATTTCTACTAGACTGCTCCTCTCGAGCTCCATCCTCATTATCCGTGACACCTAACAGGAAACATTTCTTTGGCGAGCTGAAATCAAGGTAGTCATGAGCGTCCGCAAATAGAGATCCAATCGAAGTATGTTTGGTAGCGTACTCATGTATTGAACCAGGTTTGAATTTAACTCCAAATTTAATGGCCTCTGCCAAGATCCATCGCAGCGTTAGATTTGACAAGTTCTCTTCTGTCTCACAGTCAGGTGCCCAGCCTCCGCCAACGTCAGAATGATCACCTGGaaaccatttttcaatcaagTCGGGTGTCATGGTCATTCTACTTGAGGTGCCGCTGCCTTGGATAGATTGAAGTTGGAAAATGGCCTCAATCCCTCTTGTCGAACATTCTGTATCTCTTGCGTATGAGTTACCTTCTAAAAATGAATTCAAGTCCAGGAGCAATTCTGTAGTTTCCTCGCTTTTACTTGATAACAACCTTTCATGATTATCAGGAATAAGTGGAGAAGGATTACCAACGGAATGTGCGCCACTTTTTAAAGTATATTTTATCAAAGGGTTTTCGGGACTATGATCACGCATTAGTGCATTAGAAGTTGACACCGTCGAACAACGGTCAGTTAATTGATTACAATATGCTAATGAAAATAGCCTTGGAATGTACGGCATCGGAGTGAAACATAACTGCTTGAATTTTCCACGTCTTTCATCCAAGGATACGCAATGACGGACATGTTCAACAATATTGCTTCTCTGGGTGCAAGGAAACAACCTGTCCCTCAATATCCCAACTGAGTTCACAGAATCAAATAAGCCTTGAAAATGTATCTTCACCTCGCAATCCCGTGAGaatgttttcttgaattctTCAGCCAAGGTACTCGTATACTGCAATTCATTGGGCTGCGAGTCATATTCCCATTTTTCGTAAATTTGCCAAGCCATTTTAACCATTTCTTCCAAACCTCTACTCAACAGTCCGACTCTCTCAATCATTCCAGCAAGAACTCTAGCAATAAAAGCTCCTCTAGAAAAGCCAAACATATAAATCCTATCTCCTGGTTCAAAATacttcattaaaaaaaggtatGCAGAACATATGTGATTGTCTAAACTGAACGCAAACATAGAATCTAACAAATTTTGTAAGTGGGAAATGGTTAGGCGTCTTCTGATATCGACAACAGCGTCAAATCCAACTGAACCAATTCCGGGTTGGTAATAGCAAATTTGTTTAGAACCATCACTGTTTTCAAGAAGGTTATACAACTTTAAAATATTAGTGAACGGCTGAGgtccaaaattttctcttgtCCCatcaaaacaaagaatgatatttttaccAGATGATGAGTgtgatgatgaatttatGCTACTGTCACCTCTCGTTCCACTTTTGTTATATTGTTTGTGAATGTACTTGAAACTATCCATTTAATGGATATTGTGCTAGTAAAATGTTTTATAAGTTTCATGACCTGATTACTATTATCTTACTATATCTGTCTTAAATGTGTTGATTTGTGGCGCTAAACAATGAGCTAGAATGTGACAAATACACCCAAGCATCCGATCCGACAACAGAAGGACCATggctttcatttttatatcATTGTATCTGGAGTAACGTTTCTGAGcaaatgaagaaagacCGATTGATAGGACATGTAGTTGAATATTAATTGCTTTCATAGGAGTCATACttaaaaagtttaattGGCCTACTTTTTGATTCCCGTTATTTTCCTGAAAGGTCGAATAACTATTCTAAGCAAAAAAGAGGAATAGTGTTCTCTGAAAGTTAAAATAAAAGGCAGACACCATAAGTTCCCTAAAACATTCattttattaaataaaggaaatatCCGGCTGGCTCACACTGATCGTATATCAACAACATTTACAGGGAACTACGTGTTTTGAGTTGTGTGCAGAACCgcaaataaaataataagcAACAATTTCAAGTGGAAAAGTCCTTTGTGTTAAAGGCTTCAGGTTCCAAAGCTCGTCGCGGTTCACATTGGTGAAGAAGTAAAGTATAGTAAGCGCTTATTTTCATAAACGGTTGGAAGTGTTATAATATATTTCATTACCcgacttgaaaaatactaCGCGGTTCATTGCGAGAACCTTCAATAGGTGTCGAAAGAGCACCACCTATATTGGTGTTGGAATAATAAACATACTAGCCTTAAAGTACGTTAATTTAAGTTCTTTCTCTATTTGAAAACTATAGGCGATAAACTGATTAATTTGATATTCGAGACCACTTCTAAAgggaaagaaaagaggagGAAAGATGAGTGATAAAGGATTCGTCACGGTAGATCCTGTCACTATCATAATCAAAGAATGCATTAATTTATCAACAGCAATGCGGAAATACTCCAAATTTACCTCCCAATCTGGAGTGGCCGCTTTACTGGGGGGAGGAAGTGAAATATTTAGCAATCAAGACGACTACTTGGCCCACACATTCAACAATTTGAACACTAACAAGCACAATGATCCATTTTTGTCTGGCTTCATTCAGTTAAGACTCATGTTGAATAAACTGAAAAATCTGGACAATATAGATTCACTGACCATATTGCAGccatttttattaattGTGAGCACAAGTTCTATTTCTGGTTATATCACTTCCTTGGCCCTGGATTCTCTGCAGAAATTCTTTACCTTGAATATTATCAACGAATCATCCCAAAACTATATTGGCGCACATAGAGCAACCGTAAACGCCCTAACGCATTGTAGATTTGAAGGATCTCAACAACTTTCTGATGATTCAGTTCTTCTGAAAGTCGTGTTTTTACTGCGTTCAATCGTCGATTCGCCTTACGGAGATTTATTGTCAAACTCTATCATATATGATGTATTGCaaacaattctttcattggCTTGTAACAATAGGAGGAGCGAAGTCCTCAGGAATGCTGCTCAATCAACAATGATAGCTGTAACTGTAAAGATTTTCTCAAAACTAAAGACTATTGAGCCTGTTAATGTTAATCAAATATACATCAATGATGAAAGTTACACAAATGACGTATTAAAGGCCGATACGATTGGCACAAATGTAGAATCCAAAAAAGGAGGAAGCCAAGAAGATCCCATTGCCATAGAAGTGAATGATGAGGAAGCTATTAGCGAAGATGATGGCACTGAAGAGGGACATATTCATTCAGAGAAGAACACAAACGGGGCCGAACAACTAGAAATTGTGcaaaaaacaacaagatCAAATTCCAGAATCCAAGCATATGCTGATGATAACTATGGATTGCCCGTGGCTCGGCAATACTTAAACTTATTACTATCATTGATTGCACCggaaaatgaattaaaACACTCATACTCCACTAGAATCTTTGGCCTGGAGTTAATTCAAACGGCATTAGAAATTTCAGGTGATCGATTGCAGCTATATCCACGGCTTTTCACACTAATTTCAGATcccattttcaaaagcatTCTGTTTATCATCCAGAACACTACAAAGTTGTCACTACTTCAAGCCACATTACAGCTATTTACTACTCTAGTTGTTATATTGGGTAATAATTTACAATTGCAGATTGAGCTCACTCTaacaagaatattttccatcCTTTTAGATGATGGTACTGCAAATAATTCGAATCCTGAAAATAAGAACAAAccatcaataataaaggAACTTCTAATTGAGCAAATATCTATCTTATGGACTAGATCtccatctttttttacttctACCTTCATCAATTTCGATTGTAATCTCGATAGGGCAGATGTTTCcataaactttttgaagGCCTTGACGAAATTGGCCTTACCAGAATCCGCCTTAACCACTACGGAAAGTGTACCACCCATTTGCCTTGAGGGGTTAGTTTCCTTAGTCGACGATATGTTCGATCACATGAAAGACATTGACAGAGAAGAATTTAGCAGGCAAGAGAATGAAatggaaattttaaaaaagagGGACCGTAAAACAGAATTTATAGAATGTACCAATGCATTTAATGAAAAGCCCAAAAAAGGTATTCCAATGTTAATAGAAAAAGGGTTTATTGCTTCCGACTCCGATAAAGATATTGCtgagtttcttttcaaaaataataatcgtatgaataaaaaaactatcGGTTTGCTACTCTGCCATCCAGACAAAGTAAGTTTGTTGAATGAATATATTCgtttatttgatttttcagGGTTAAGGGTCGATGAAGCTATTAGGATTTTGTTGACAAAATTTAGATTGCCTGGTGAATCGCAGcaaattgaaagaattattgAGGCTTTCTCATCGGCATATTGTGAAAATCAAGAGTATGATCCATCTAAGATTAGCGACAACGCGGAGGATGAAATTTCTACTGTCCAACCAGATGCTGATtctgttttcattttaagTTATTCAATTATCATGTTGAACACGGACCTACATAACCCTCAAGTGAAGGAACACATGTCATTTGAAGATTATTCTGGTAACTTAAAGGGATGCTGTAATCACAAAGACTTCCCCTTCTGGTATTTGGATAGAATTTACTGTTCAATCAGAGACAAAGAAATTGTCATGCCTGAAGAGCACCATGGCAACGAAAAGTGGTTTGAAGATGCTTGGAATAATCTGATATCTTCAACCACCGTGATAactgaaataaaaaaagacacGCAATCTATCATGGATAAATTAACACCCTTGGAGCTTTTGAACTTTGATAGAGCAATTTTTAAACAAGTTGGCCCAAGCATTGTTAGTACTTTATTCAACATTTACGTAGTTGCATCTGATGACCATATCTCGACTAGAATGATAACAAGTTTGGACAAATGCTCCTTTATTTCAGCATTTTTTGACTTCAAAGATCTCTTTAATGATATACTGAACTCTATTGCTAAGGGAACTACTTTAATTAATACAAGCCATGATGATGAGCTTTCAACTCTAGCATTCGAATATGGCCCAATGCCATTGGTGCAAATTACATTCGAAGATACCAATACAGAGATTCCAGTCAGCACGGATGCTGTTAGATTTGGTAGGTCATTTAAGGGTCAACTAAATACAGTAGTTTTTTTCCGCATTATCCGTAGGAACACAGATCCTAAGATTTTCTCGAAGAAATTATGGTCAAACATTGTTAATATAATTCTAACACTGTACGAAGACTTGATTTTACCTCCTGATATTTTCCCTGATTTGCAAAAGAGATTGAAATTAAGCAACTTACCTAAGCCATCCCCTGAAATTTCTATCAACAAGAGCAAGGAAAGCAAAGGCCTCTTATCAACATTTGCTTCTTATTTGAAGGGCGATGAAGAACctacagaagaagaaatcaaatcCTCAATAAAAGCGATGGAGTGCATAAAATCGAGTAATATTGCCGCATCTGTCTTTGGAAATGAGTCAAATATTACCGTGGATCTAATAAGAACTTTACTGGAGTCTGCCAAAACTGAGAAAGACGCAGATAATTCCAGGTATTTTGAGGCAGAacttttatttatcataGAATTGACAATTgcattatttttgttttgcaaAGAAGAGAGGGAATTAGGAAAGTTCATACTTCAAAAGgttttccaattttctcACACAAAAGGCCTCACGAAAAGGACTGTTCGTAGAATGCTGACatacaaaattttgttgatttctTTATGTACAGATCAGACGGAATATTTATCCAAATTAATAAATGAAgagttgttgaaaaaaggcGAAATTTTCacccaaaaattttttgcaactAACCAAGGTaaggaatttttaaaaagatTATTTTCATTGACTGAATCAGACTTTTATAGAGAATTTTTGTtaggaaatgaaaatttttggaaatttttaaGAAAAGTTACAGCGATGAAAGAGCAAAGCGAGagcatttttgaatatttaaATGAATCGATCAAGACGGACGCGAATATTTTGACAAATGAGAATTTCATGTGGGTTTTGGGATTGTTAGATGAAATATCATCAATGGGTGCTGTTGGCAACCACTGGGAAATGGAGtataaaaaattgacaGAGAGTGGTCATAAAGTCGATAAGGAAAATCCGTACAAGAACTCGATCGAGTTATCGTTGAAATCCATTCAACTGACGTCACATTTATTGGAAGATAATAATGATCTGCATAAAAACGAGATATTTGCTATCATTCAAGCTTTGGCACACCAATGCATCAATCCGTGTAAGCAGGTAAGTGAATTTGCAGTGGTGACGCTAGAACAGACGCTTATCAATAAAATCGAAATTCCGACTGATGAGATGGAATCGGTAGAAGAATTAATTGAAGGTGGATTACTACCGTTGCTAAATTCGAGTGAAAAACAGGAGGACCAGAAAATCCTCATTTCATCCATATTAACGATAATCTCAAACGTTTATTTAcattatttgaaattggGGAAGACAAGCAACGAAAcgttcttgaaaattttgagtattttcaataaattcgTAGAGGATTCagagattgaaaaaaaattacaacaATTAATACTTGATAAGAAGAGTATTGAAAAGGACGTCAATGGCTCATCATCCCGTGAATCTTTACATGAACAAACACGGGAACCAAACGATCTTCAAGCTGAAGCTGCTGCAACAATTGATGACAATACAGATGAAGATAATAAACCGAAGTTTTCTGATGAAGATAGTACGGAGAGAAGGgaatagaaaatattaagAGATAGTGATGGTATTTCATAAACAATGTAGTTTTGTATACGTTAataacctttttttcctacGCGTATTCATGAATGACGATCGTTTCTGACTACTAGAAAAAGGTTAATGTGGCTGTGGTTTTCAGGGTCCATActactttttcttccataaatttttttttttttttttttttttttttttttttttttttttgattctggtatttt encodes:
- the RIP1 gene encoding ubiquinol--cytochrome-c reductase catalytic subunit RIP1 (Ubiquinol-cytochrome-c reductase~similar to YEL024W) → MLGIRSSVKSCFKPMSLTSKRLISQSLVASKSTYRTPNFDDVLKENNDADKGRSYAYFMVGAMGLLSSAGAKSTVETFISSMTATADVLAMAKVEVNLAAIPLGKNVVVKWQGKPVFIRHRTPHEIQEANSVDMSALKDPQTDADRVKDPQWLIMLGICTHLGCVPIGEAGDFGGWFCPCHGSHYDISGRIRKGPAPLNLEIPAYEFDGDKVIVG
- a CDS encoding uncharacterized protein (similar to YEL023C) → MDSFKYIHKQYNKSGTRGDSSINSSSHSSSGKNIILCFDGTRENFGPQPFTNILKLYNLLENSDGSKQICYYQPGIGSVGFDAVVDIRRRLTISHLQNLLDSMFAFSLDNHICSAYLFLMKYFEPGDRIYMFGFSRGAFIARVLAGMIERVGLLSRGLEEMVKMAWQIYEKWEYDSQPNELQYTSTLAEEFKKTFSRDCEVKIHFQGLFDSVNSVGILRDRLFPCTQRSNIVEHVRHCVSLDERRGKFKQLCFTPMPYIPRLFSLAYCNQLTDRCSTVSTSNALMRDHSPENPLIKYTLKSGAHSVGNPSPLIPDNHERLLSSKSEETTELLLDLNSFLEGNSYARDTECSTRGIEAIFQLQSIQGSGTSSRMTMTPDLIEKWFPGDHSDVGGGWAPDCETEENLSNLTLRWILAEAIKFGVKFKPGSIHEYATKHTSIGSLFADAHDYLDFSSPKKCFLLGVTDNEDGAREEQSSRNERMEDCLKRIKETRLSLKDEKEKIKDAFTLKCGHANKFMRLVWWVLELLPIGIRMENKEGKWQNFHVPNLGRSRYVPEYVSLHWSVYWRIKFDRRYRPNNMPEYVRQLFQDLEGIDLKTNKLSNKYDEQDHNNGSEINKSLFNNEQGQELRMGQKASYFATTYNSRFFDSKYLQLKKKFTDWNSNSWADIPDDLEVYLQQDESL
- the GEA2 gene encoding Arf family guanine nucleotide exchange factor GEA2 (Guanine nucleotide exchange factor for ADP ribosylation factors (ARFs)~similar to YEL022W), which produces MSDKGFVTVDPVTIIIKECINLSTAMRKYSKFTSQSGVAALLGGGSEIFSNQDDYLAHTFNNLNTNKHNDPFLSGFIQLRLMLNKLKNLDNIDSLTILQPFLLIVSTSSISGYITSLALDSLQKFFTLNIINESSQNYIGAHRATVNALTHCRFEGSQQLSDDSVLLKVVFLLRSIVDSPYGDLLSNSIIYDVLQTILSLACNNRRSEVLRNAAQSTMIAVTVKIFSKLKTIEPVNVNQIYINDESYTNDVLKADTIGTNVESKKGGSQEDPIAIEVNDEEAISEDDGTEEGHIHSEKNTNGAEQLEIVQKTTRSNSRIQAYADDNYGLPVARQYLNLLLSLIAPENELKHSYSTRIFGLELIQTALEISGDRLQLYPRLFTLISDPIFKSILFIIQNTTKLSLLQATLQLFTTLVVILGNNLQLQIELTLTRIFSILLDDGTANNSNPENKNKPSIIKELLIEQISILWTRSPSFFTSTFINFDCNLDRADVSINFLKALTKLALPESALTTTESVPPICLEGLVSLVDDMFDHMKDIDREEFSRQENEMEILKKRDRKTEFIECTNAFNEKPKKGIPMLIEKGFIASDSDKDIAEFLFKNNNRMNKKTIGLLLCHPDKVSLLNEYIRLFDFSGLRVDEAIRILLTKFRLPGESQQIERIIEAFSSAYCENQEYDPSKISDNAEDEISTVQPDADSVFILSYSIIMLNTDLHNPQVKEHMSFEDYSGNLKGCCNHKDFPFWYLDRIYCSIRDKEIVMPEEHHGNEKWFEDAWNNLISSTTVITEIKKDTQSIMDKLTPLELLNFDRAIFKQVGPSIVSTLFNIYVVASDDHISTRMITSLDKCSFISAFFDFKDLFNDILNSIAKGTTLINTSHDDELSTLAFEYGPMPLVQITFEDTNTEIPVSTDAVRFGRSFKGQLNTVVFFRIIRRNTDPKIFSKKLWSNIVNIILTLYEDLILPPDIFPDLQKRLKLSNLPKPSPEISINKSKESKGLLSTFASYLKGDEEPTEEEIKSSIKAMECIKSSNIAASVFGNESNITVDLIRTLLESAKTEKDADNSRYFEAELLFIIELTIALFLFCKEERELGKFILQKVFQFSHTKGLTKRTVRRMLTYKILLISLCTDQTEYLSKLINEELLKKGEIFTQKFFATNQGKEFLKRLFSLTESDFYREFLLGNENFWKFLRKVTAMKEQSESIFEYLNESIKTDANILTNENFMWVLGLLDEISSMGAVGNHWEMEYKKLTESGHKVDKENPYKNSIELSLKSIQLTSHLLEDNNDLHKNEIFAIIQALAHQCINPCKQVSEFAVVTLEQTLINKIEIPTDEMESVEELIEGGLLPLLNSSEKQEDQKILISSILTIISNVYLHYLKLGKTSNETFLKILSIFNKFVEDSEIEKKLQQLILDKKSIEKDVNGSSSRESLHEQTREPNDLQAEAAATIDDNTDEDNKPKFSDEDSTERRE